A single Tuberibacillus sp. Marseille-P3662 DNA region contains:
- the radC gene encoding RadC family protein produces MLIRDVPKEERPRERLINEGPEALSNQEILSIVLRTGTREESVIQLAHRLLQQFEGLRLLQDANVEELIKMKGIGQTKAVQLIAARELGRRFKRLKNDQTFAIRSPQDGANYVMDELRFLSQEHFVCLYLNTKNQILQQKTIFIGSLNASIVHPREVFKEAIKRSAASIVCFHNHPSGDPTPSHEDMEVTKRLVECGSLLGIEVLDHIVIGDQKFVSLKEKGVV; encoded by the coding sequence ATGTTAATCCGTGACGTTCCAAAAGAGGAACGCCCACGGGAACGCTTAATTAATGAGGGGCCTGAGGCTTTATCCAATCAAGAAATCTTAAGCATTGTGTTAAGAACAGGGACTCGTGAGGAATCGGTTATCCAGTTGGCACACAGGTTGTTGCAGCAATTTGAAGGTTTGCGGTTATTGCAGGATGCAAATGTAGAGGAATTAATCAAAATGAAAGGTATCGGCCAAACCAAAGCCGTTCAATTGATAGCAGCTCGGGAATTAGGACGTAGGTTTAAACGATTGAAGAATGATCAAACTTTCGCCATCCGTTCTCCTCAAGACGGTGCTAACTATGTGATGGATGAATTGCGGTTCCTTTCACAAGAACATTTTGTTTGCCTATATTTGAATACGAAAAATCAAATATTACAGCAAAAGACAATTTTTATCGGCAGTCTTAATGCCTCCATAGTCCATCCAAGAGAAGTGTTTAAAGAAGCGATTAAGCGCTCGGCGGCTTCCATTGTCTGCTTTCATAATCATCCGAGTGGTGATCCAACACCAAGTCATGAGGATATGGAAGTGACGAAGCGTTTAGTTGAATGTGGTTCGCTTTTGGGTATTGAAGTTTTGGATCATATTGTTATCGGTGACCAAAAATTTGTCAGTTTAAAAGAAAAAGGTGTCGTTTAA